The following proteins are encoded in a genomic region of Streptomyces gobiensis:
- the upp gene encoding uracil phosphoribosyltransferase: protein MRTHVVDHPLVAHKLTTLRDERTDSPTFRRLADELVTLLAYEATRDVRTDLVDIKTPVTATTGVRLSHPRPLVVPILRAGLGMLDGMMRLLPTAEVGFLGMIRDEQTLQASTYATRMPDDLSARQVYVLDPMLATGGTLVAAIKELIARGADDVTAICLLAAPEGVELMERELAGTPVTVVTAAVDERLNEVGYIVPGLGDAGDRMYGTAG, encoded by the coding sequence ATGCGGACCCACGTCGTCGACCACCCGCTGGTGGCGCACAAACTCACCACGCTGCGCGATGAGCGCACCGACTCTCCCACCTTCCGGCGGCTCGCCGACGAGCTGGTGACCCTGCTCGCGTATGAGGCCACGCGCGATGTGCGTACGGACCTGGTCGACATCAAGACCCCGGTCACGGCGACGACGGGCGTACGTCTGTCGCACCCGCGTCCGCTGGTGGTGCCGATCCTGCGGGCCGGGCTCGGGATGCTGGACGGCATGATGCGGCTGCTGCCGACCGCCGAGGTGGGGTTCCTGGGCATGATCCGCGACGAGCAGACGCTGCAGGCGTCGACCTACGCGACGCGGATGCCGGATGACCTCTCCGCGCGGCAGGTCTACGTGCTGGACCCGATGCTGGCCACGGGTGGCACGCTGGTGGCGGCGATCAAGGAGCTCATCGCACGGGGTGCGGATGATGTCACCGCGATCTGTCTGCTGGCCGCCCCCGAGGGGGTCGAGCTGATGGAGCGGGAGCTGGCGGGGACGCCGGTCACGGTGGTGACGGCGGCCGTCGATGAGCGGCTGAACGAGGTCGGCTACATCGTGCCGGGCCTGGGCGACGCGGGTGACCGTATGTACGGCACGGCGGGGTAG
- the tadA gene encoding tRNA adenosine(34) deaminase TadA — translation MADPLRDPWLDPMRLALTEAVRATETGDVPVGALVLGPTGAVLGRGRNEREATGDPTAHAEVVAVREAARSVGQWRLSGCTLVVTLEPCTMCAGAIVLSRLDRVVYGATDPKAGAAGSLWDVIRDRRLNHRPEVIAGVLPGECGRLLTEFFRATGPDTDFGARPPVG, via the coding sequence ATGGCAGACCCCCTGCGTGACCCCTGGCTGGATCCGATGCGGCTTGCCCTGACCGAGGCCGTACGGGCCACGGAGACGGGCGATGTACCGGTCGGCGCGTTGGTGCTCGGGCCGACCGGCGCGGTGCTGGGGCGTGGGCGCAACGAACGGGAGGCGACCGGCGACCCGACGGCGCACGCCGAGGTGGTCGCGGTCCGCGAGGCCGCGCGGTCGGTCGGTCAGTGGCGGCTGTCCGGCTGCACCCTGGTGGTCACCCTGGAGCCGTGCACCATGTGTGCGGGCGCCATCGTGCTCTCCCGGCTCGACCGGGTCGTGTACGGCGCCACCGACCCCAAGGCGGGCGCGGCCGGGTCGCTGTGGGACGTCATCCGGGACCGCCGGCTCAACCACCGGCCCGAGGTGATCGCCGGGGTCCTCCCCGGCGAGTGCGGCCGTCTGCTGACCGAGTTCTTCCGGGCAACCGGCCCGGATACCGATTTCGGGGCACGGCCCCCGGTGGGCTAA
- a CDS encoding RNA polymerase sigma factor SigF yields the protein MAATQTRESRSAQTRALTQLLFEQLTEQRPGTAEHSRVRGALIEANLPLVRYVASRFRSRNEPMEDIVQVGTIGLINAIDRFDPKRGVQFPTFAMPTIIGEIRRYFRDNVRTVHVPRRLHEMWVQVSGATEDLTVLHGRTPTTAEIAERLKVTEEEVLACVEAGRAYRATSLEAAQEREDGMPGIIDRLGYEDPALDGVEHRDLVRHLLVQLPEREQRILLLRYYSNLTQSQISAELGVSQMHVSRLLSRSFARLRAANPSEA from the coding sequence GTGGCGGCGACTCAGACCCGCGAGAGCCGGAGCGCGCAGACCCGAGCACTGACCCAGCTGCTGTTCGAGCAGTTGACCGAGCAGCGACCCGGCACGGCCGAGCACTCCCGGGTACGCGGCGCGCTCATCGAGGCGAACCTCCCGCTGGTCCGCTATGTCGCCAGCCGCTTCCGCAGCCGCAATGAGCCGATGGAGGACATCGTCCAGGTCGGCACCATCGGCCTGATCAACGCCATCGACCGCTTCGACCCCAAGCGCGGCGTGCAGTTCCCCACCTTCGCGATGCCGACGATCATCGGCGAGATCCGCCGCTACTTCCGCGACAATGTGCGCACCGTCCACGTCCCCCGGCGGCTGCACGAGATGTGGGTGCAGGTGAGCGGGGCGACCGAGGATCTGACCGTGCTGCACGGCCGTACCCCCACCACGGCCGAGATCGCCGAGCGGCTGAAGGTCACCGAGGAGGAGGTGCTGGCCTGTGTCGAGGCCGGACGCGCCTACCGGGCAACTTCGTTGGAGGCGGCGCAGGAGCGCGAGGACGGGATGCCCGGGATCATCGACCGGCTCGGCTATGAGGACCCGGCGCTGGACGGCGTCGAGCACCGGGACCTCGTACGGCATCTGCTCGTCCAGCTCCCCGAGCGGGAGCAGCGGATCCTGCTGCTTCGCTACTACAGCAATCTGACCCAGTCGCAGATCAGTGCCGAGCTCGGGGTCTCGCAGATGCATGTGTCCCGGCTGCTGTCCCGGAGCTTCGCCCGTCTGCGTGCCGCAAATCCCAGCGAGGCGTAA
- a CDS encoding LytR C-terminal domain-containing protein, translating into MSMLTPPGMGGKYRVTGDRYPRMRRPRSRRRIVLGAIATVSALSLIAWGTLQLISVFGGDDEKRVSAKRNRGDCKPPDEPEPRKLPQPSTITVNVYNATPRSGLAKDTAEELKKRGFKIGEIDNAPPEFDKKVKATGLLLGTPKAKKSGHLMVLGAHLAKAQTKTDKAREGKAAKSVDLIIGSGYKDLTQRREAKKVLAALASPSPKPSAAPC; encoded by the coding sequence ATGAGCATGCTGACGCCCCCTGGCATGGGCGGTAAGTACCGCGTCACGGGTGACCGCTATCCCCGTATGCGACGGCCCCGAAGCCGCCGCAGAATCGTTCTTGGCGCCATCGCCACGGTCTCCGCGCTGAGCCTGATCGCGTGGGGGACGCTGCAGCTCATCAGCGTCTTCGGCGGAGACGACGAGAAGAGGGTGAGCGCCAAGCGGAACCGCGGCGACTGCAAGCCCCCGGACGAGCCGGAACCGAGGAAGCTCCCCCAGCCGTCGACGATCACCGTCAATGTCTATAACGCCACGCCACGCAGCGGTCTCGCCAAAGACACCGCGGAAGAGCTGAAGAAACGCGGCTTCAAGATCGGTGAGATCGACAACGCCCCGCCCGAGTTCGACAAGAAGGTCAAGGCGACCGGTCTGCTCCTGGGCACGCCCAAGGCGAAGAAGAGTGGCCACCTGATGGTCCTGGGCGCGCATCTCGCCAAGGCGCAGACCAAGACGGACAAGGCCCGGGAGGGCAAGGCCGCGAAGAGTGTCGACCTGATCATCGGGAGCGGCTACAAGGACCTGACGCAACGACGAGAGGCCAAGAAGGTCCTGGCCGCCCTGGCCAGCCCCTCCCCCAAGCCATCCGCTGCGCCCTGCTGA
- a CDS encoding type II toxin-antitoxin system VapB family antitoxin, with amino-acid sequence MIFKRIGNGRPYPDHGRESTRQWADVAPRPVRLDQLVTTKGQLDLETLLAEDSTFYGDLFAHVVKWQGDLYLEDGLHRAVRAALQQRQVLHARVLELD; translated from the coding sequence GTGATCTTCAAGCGAATCGGAAACGGTCGGCCGTACCCTGACCACGGCCGGGAAAGCACCCGCCAGTGGGCGGATGTTGCCCCACGCCCGGTGCGCCTTGACCAGCTCGTCACCACCAAGGGCCAGCTCGATCTGGAAACCCTGCTCGCCGAGGACTCGACGTTCTACGGCGATCTCTTCGCGCATGTCGTGAAGTGGCAGGGTGACCTCTATTTGGAGGACGGGCTGCACCGGGCCGTACGGGCCGCGCTGCAGCAGCGCCAGGTGCTGCACGCACGGGTTCTTGAGCTGGACTGA
- a CDS encoding RNA polymerase sigma factor SigF yields MSVELGSSKVLTDVIKTDAPHSDSGDPGLTELSRLPADCDAIDTRTLSRSLFLRLAALDKDSPERTYVRDTLIELNLPLVRYAAARFRSRNEPMEDIVQVGTIGLIKAIDRFDCERGVEFPTFAMPTVVGEIKRFFRDTSWSVRVPRRLQELRLALTKASDDLAQKLDRSPTVPELAACLGVSEEDVVDGLAVGNAYTASSLDSPSLEEDGNEGSLADRLGYEDSALEGVEYRESLKPLLAKLPARERQIIMLRFFGNMTQSQIGEEVGISQMHVSRLLTRTLAQLREGLIAEE; encoded by the coding sequence ATGTCCGTAGAACTGGGCAGCTCGAAGGTGCTCACCGACGTGATCAAGACCGACGCACCGCACAGCGACTCAGGGGATCCCGGGCTCACCGAGCTCTCCAGGCTTCCCGCAGACTGCGACGCCATCGACACCCGCACCCTCTCCCGCTCCCTCTTCCTGCGGCTAGCCGCACTCGACAAGGACAGTCCGGAGCGCACATATGTCCGGGACACGCTCATTGAGCTCAATCTCCCGCTTGTGCGCTACGCGGCTGCCCGCTTCCGCAGTCGCAACGAGCCGATGGAGGACATCGTCCAAGTCGGCACCATTGGTCTGATCAAGGCGATCGACCGGTTCGACTGTGAACGTGGCGTGGAGTTCCCGACCTTCGCGATGCCGACGGTAGTCGGCGAGATCAAGCGGTTCTTCCGGGACACCTCTTGGTCCGTGCGGGTGCCCCGCAGGCTCCAGGAGCTACGGCTGGCACTCACCAAGGCCAGTGATGACCTCGCTCAGAAACTTGACCGATCACCGACCGTACCCGAACTCGCCGCCTGCCTCGGAGTGTCCGAGGAGGACGTCGTCGACGGGCTGGCCGTGGGAAACGCCTACACCGCCAGCTCGCTCGACTCACCCTCGCTGGAGGAGGACGGCAACGAGGGCTCCCTGGCCGACCGGCTCGGCTATGAAGACAGCGCGCTGGAGGGCGTGGAGTACCGCGAGTCGCTGAAGCCACTGCTGGCCAAACTGCCCGCGCGCGAGCGGCAGATCATCATGTTGCGCTTCTTCGGCAATATGACCCAGTCGCAGATCGGGGAGGAGGTCGGCATCTCCCAGATGCATGTCTCGCGACTGCTCACCCGCACCCTGGCACAGCTACGGGAGGGCCTTATCGCAGAGGAGTGA